From a single Polynucleobacter asymbioticus QLW-P1DMWA-1 genomic region:
- a CDS encoding branched-chain amino acid ABC transporter permease — MEIFGLSSSALLSQLLLGLVNGSFYAILSLGLAVIFGLLNVINFSHGAMFMLGAIVTWMAGQYFGINYWVMLLLSPLIVGLVGIVIERLLLRHLYQLDHLYGLLLTFGLTLFIEGVLRSIYGASGLAYNTPEALGGATDLGFMVLPNYRAWVVFASLTVCFATWYIIEKTSIGAYLRAGTENPKLVQAFGVNFPLMTTLTYGFGVALAAFSGVLAAPIIQISPLMGSNLIIIVFAVVVIGGMGSIMGSILTGLGLGLIEGLTKVFYPQASSTVVFAIMVIVLLFRPAGLFGREK; from the coding sequence TTGGAAATTTTCGGCCTCTCTAGTTCCGCTCTGTTAAGCCAGCTCCTTTTGGGGCTGGTTAACGGCAGCTTTTATGCAATCCTAAGCTTGGGGTTGGCTGTTATCTTTGGCCTTCTCAATGTGATTAACTTTTCACACGGCGCCATGTTTATGTTGGGCGCTATTGTGACTTGGATGGCAGGGCAGTATTTCGGAATTAACTACTGGGTGATGCTTTTGTTGTCCCCGTTGATTGTTGGTCTGGTGGGAATTGTGATTGAGCGACTTTTACTTCGTCACCTATATCAACTAGATCATCTTTATGGCTTATTGTTAACCTTTGGCCTTACCTTATTTATTGAGGGCGTTTTGCGCTCAATCTACGGAGCCTCTGGGCTTGCTTATAACACCCCCGAAGCACTTGGTGGGGCTACCGATTTGGGTTTTATGGTGTTGCCAAATTATCGTGCCTGGGTGGTGTTTGCTTCATTAACGGTCTGCTTTGCTACTTGGTACATCATAGAAAAGACCAGCATCGGCGCATATTTGCGCGCTGGGACTGAAAATCCAAAGCTTGTACAAGCTTTTGGGGTGAACTTCCCACTAATGACAACCTTAACCTATGGGTTTGGTGTTGCGCTTGCTGCATTCTCTGGCGTTCTTGCGGCGCCTATTATTCAAATTTCTCCTTTGATGGGCTCTAACCTCATCATTATTGTTTTTGCTGTTGTAGTGATTGGCGGAATGGGCTCGATCATGGGCTCAATTCTGACTGGCTTAGGTTTGGGTTTGATTGAGGGCCTCACCAAGGTTTTTTATCCGCAAGCCTCTAGTACCGTAGTGTTTGCCATCATGGTGATTGTCTTGTTGTTTAGACCGGCAGGATTGTTTGGGCGCGAAAAATGA
- a CDS encoding branched-chain amino acid ABC transporter permease produces MKLPKLLILLVLLGFAIAAPFFAYPIFLMKILSFALFAAAFNLLLGYTGLLSFGHAAFFGGAGYCAGYLMRDMGVGPAAGIAIGVLFAAALGALIGGLAIRRQGIYFSMITLALAQMFYFICLQAPASGGEDGFQGIPRGDLFGLIDLQNDLNLYYFVLAITVAGFVFIQRIITSPFGQVLKAIKENEPRAISLGYKVNRFKFLVFVLSAALAGLAGSTQALVLGFETLTDVHWTMSGLVILMTLVGGVGTMAGPFVGALVIVLLEHRVGEIGNFLAEITSIAWFNSLGESVTIVTGLIFIFCVMAFRRGLVGIFTKK; encoded by the coding sequence ATGAAGCTACCTAAACTCTTAATTTTGTTAGTCCTGCTTGGGTTCGCTATTGCAGCGCCTTTTTTTGCTTATCCAATCTTTTTAATGAAGATTTTAAGTTTTGCCTTGTTTGCGGCGGCCTTTAATTTACTTCTAGGCTACACAGGCCTTTTATCTTTTGGGCATGCTGCATTCTTTGGAGGCGCAGGATATTGCGCTGGATATCTAATGCGGGACATGGGTGTTGGTCCTGCTGCAGGTATCGCTATCGGGGTTTTGTTTGCCGCCGCTTTAGGGGCGCTTATTGGTGGTCTAGCAATTCGGCGCCAAGGCATTTATTTCTCAATGATTACCTTGGCTTTAGCGCAAATGTTCTATTTTATTTGCTTGCAAGCACCAGCCTCCGGTGGTGAGGATGGTTTCCAAGGCATCCCGAGAGGGGATTTATTTGGGTTGATTGACTTGCAAAACGACTTAAATCTGTACTATTTTGTACTGGCAATTACTGTTGCCGGCTTTGTATTTATCCAAAGAATTATTACCTCCCCGTTTGGCCAGGTTCTAAAAGCGATTAAAGAGAATGAGCCGCGCGCGATTTCTTTGGGATACAAAGTTAACCGCTTTAAGTTCCTCGTTTTCGTTTTATCAGCTGCACTTGCTGGTTTAGCAGGCAGCACCCAAGCTCTGGTGTTGGGTTTTGAAACCCTGACGGATGTTCACTGGACAATGTCTGGCCTTGTTATTTTGATGACCTTGGTTGGTGGTGTTGGAACGATGGCCGGTCCATTTGTTGGGGCTTTGGTGATTGTTCTGCTTGAGCATCGGGTTGGAGAAATTGGCAACTTCTTAGCTGAGATCACCAGCATAGCCTGGTTTAATTCTTTGGGCGAGTCAGTCACCATCGTTACAGGACTCATCTTTATCTTCTGTGTGATGGCCTTTCGTCGAGGCCTTGTGGGAATCTTTACTAAAAAGTAA